From Candidatus Poribacteria bacterium, the proteins below share one genomic window:
- a CDS encoding STAS domain-containing protein, which yields MKMMTRLKDGIPILEPHGKIVGPAVSELREQLALELLDASDTPCFLINFEHVHKIDSSGLGMLVNVHIIAAQMKSRIGIINVGRHIKSFLVLSRLVNIFEHFESEDVAISALTND from the coding sequence ATGAAAATGATGACGCGTCTGAAAGATGGTATTCCGATTTTGGAACCCCACGGTAAAATTGTCGGTCCTGCGGTATCGGAATTGCGAGAGCAACTCGCGTTAGAGTTATTAGACGCTTCCGATACGCCCTGCTTTCTCATCAATTTCGAGCACGTTCACAAGATAGATAGCTCGGGGCTCGGCATGTTGGTAAATGTGCATATTATCGCGGCACAGATGAAAAGTCGTATCGGTATTATCAATGTTGGGCGACACATTAAGAGTTTCCTCGTCCTAAGTCGGCTGGTGAATATTTTTGAACATTTTGAGAGCGAGGATGTTGCGATTTCGGCACTCACCAACGATTGA
- a CDS encoding sigma-70 family RNA polymerase sigma factor, whose protein sequence is MKLRCQLKGIKCPRYKHHGVFQPDDETVKRLLPDLNWCANCMAYATPRCPDIRDDLLQIASIVLVEKGPGFNSTHQSGASFGTFIRPQICGILKNAKEKELLHSRRELPHVDEGWNLHGDVDAEADQAVGWLHEVSDLNSEFEDELVQNISFQETLPELLQTLTAREREVFACLRENQQNHEIAEALKLSEARVSQLVKRVTLKLTQAGQRLGLSE, encoded by the coding sequence ATGAAATTGAGATGTCAGTTGAAGGGCATAAAATGTCCACGTTATAAGCATCATGGGGTTTTCCAGCCTGATGACGAAACGGTAAAACGGTTGCTGCCGGACTTGAATTGGTGTGCTAACTGTATGGCGTATGCCACCCCGCGGTGCCCTGATATCCGGGATGATTTGCTGCAGATTGCCTCCATTGTCCTCGTCGAAAAGGGACCTGGGTTCAATTCGACACATCAGAGTGGCGCGAGTTTCGGTACCTTCATCCGCCCACAAATCTGTGGAATTTTGAAGAACGCAAAAGAGAAGGAACTCTTACACAGCAGGCGTGAACTGCCGCATGTTGATGAAGGGTGGAATTTGCACGGAGATGTGGATGCTGAAGCCGATCAGGCAGTGGGATGGTTGCACGAGGTTTCAGACTTGAACTCCGAATTTGAGGATGAACTCGTGCAAAACATCAGCTTTCAGGAGACCTTACCGGAACTCCTACAAACGTTGACCGCGCGTGAACGCGAGGTTTTCGCCTGCCTTCGTGAGAATCAGCAGAATCACGAAATTGCTGAGGCGTTGAAACTTTCTGAAGCGCGCGTCAGCCAACTGGTGAAACGGGTAACGCTGAAACTGACACAAGCGGGACAAAGGCTCGGTCTATCAGAATAA
- the lpdA gene encoding dihydrolipoyl dehydrogenase yields MSMYDVGIIGGGPGGYVAAIKAAQLGGSVCLIEKGEWGGTCLNRGCIPTKTLFAVANLATQVQEASAFGIHIGGEATIDYAQVLDHKASVIKQLTGGIAQLLKANGVDTFNGTATLTDRNSIVVSKFDGTTEQLHARNIIIATGSEPAEPPVFDIDEEQVLTTTGILNLTELPESLLIVGGGVSGCEFASIFSALGCQVTVLELLPTILATEDIQVIRHIQLFMKRKGITIHTGAKLTHVKKSEAGVTAVLESGEELAAEKMLVSIGRRYNTENIGLEAVGVHTADGKIVVDAQMQTNVPGIYAVGDVASRYLLAHVASAEGKIAAQNCLGERVEMDYQVVPWCVFTLPEIGHVGMTEKEATDEGYEVKIGRFPYAANGKALGLGETDGFVKTVSDVESGDILGVHIVGAQASTLIHEAAVAVRLGASAEDIAHTIHAHPTLSEMVMESAEAAYGRAIHSLH; encoded by the coding sequence ATGTCTATGTATGATGTTGGAATTATCGGTGGGGGCCCAGGGGGGTACGTCGCAGCTATTAAAGCGGCGCAACTCGGTGGCAGCGTCTGCCTGATAGAAAAAGGGGAGTGGGGTGGGACCTGTCTGAACCGAGGGTGCATCCCAACAAAAACGCTTTTTGCGGTTGCTAACCTTGCGACACAGGTTCAGGAAGCATCTGCCTTCGGTATACATATCGGTGGTGAAGCAACAATTGACTACGCGCAGGTATTAGATCACAAAGCCTCAGTCATCAAGCAATTGACAGGAGGTATTGCACAACTACTGAAGGCAAACGGGGTTGATACCTTCAATGGAACAGCGACACTTACTGACAGAAATAGCATTGTCGTCAGCAAGTTTGATGGTACAACCGAACAATTGCACGCGAGAAATATTATCATTGCTACGGGTTCTGAACCTGCGGAGCCACCGGTTTTTGACATTGACGAGGAACAGGTTTTGACGACGACAGGGATTCTCAACCTTACAGAACTTCCTGAAAGTCTTTTGATTGTTGGCGGTGGGGTTTCAGGTTGTGAGTTCGCTTCCATTTTTAGTGCTCTCGGATGTCAGGTGACCGTGCTGGAACTCCTTCCGACAATTTTAGCAACTGAAGACATCCAAGTTATTCGCCATATCCAACTCTTTATGAAGCGAAAAGGTATCACGATCCACACCGGTGCGAAACTTACCCACGTCAAAAAATCGGAAGCAGGTGTCACTGCCGTGCTTGAATCTGGCGAAGAACTTGCGGCAGAAAAGATGCTCGTCTCGATTGGGAGACGCTACAATACAGAGAACATAGGATTGGAAGCGGTTGGTGTCCATACCGCGGATGGGAAAATCGTTGTGGATGCCCAGATGCAGACGAATGTTCCGGGCATCTATGCGGTTGGAGATGTCGCGAGTCGGTACCTGTTGGCACATGTCGCATCAGCAGAGGGAAAGATTGCGGCACAGAATTGCCTCGGTGAGCGTGTTGAGATGGATTATCAGGTTGTTCCGTGGTGTGTTTTTACCTTACCGGAAATTGGACATGTCGGTATGACAGAAAAAGAGGCAACAGATGAGGGTTATGAAGTAAAGATAGGACGATTCCCATACGCTGCAAACGGGAAGGCATTGGGATTAGGTGAAACGGATGGGTTTGTTAAAACTGTTTCCGATGTTGAGAGTGGGGATATTCTGGGGGTTCACATCGTGGGTGCGCAGGCATCAACCCTCATTCATGAAGCAGCAGTCGCAGTGCGTTTAGGGGCTTCTGCTGAAGATATAGCACACACTATTCACGCGCATCCGACTCTTTCAGAAATGGTGATGGAATCTGCTGAAGCAGCGTACGGTAGGGCGATTCACAGTTTACATTAG
- a CDS encoding PfkB family carbohydrate kinase, which yields MGVLVVGTVTLDTVETPSERVEDVLGGSGVYAAVAASFFNGTVQLVGVIGADFPRTYTDFLETQGIDLQGLKRVDNGKSFRWGGRYTEDFNVRDTLFTELNVVADFQPVLPEAYKDAPYLFLANSSPVLHLSIIEQATNPKLIVCDTMDFWINEEREALEALLARVDILILNDSEALLFTGDSNLMRAAQAILRYGPKRVIIKKGEHGAISVTESSFFTAPAYPLTQVTDPTGAGDSFAGGMMGYLASIGDTSEETVRGAMVYGAVVASFNIEDFSINRQKDVQFSEISSRYLELQEAVRF from the coding sequence ATGGGAGTTTTGGTCGTTGGCACAGTGACTTTAGATACAGTAGAAACGCCAAGCGAACGGGTTGAGGACGTGCTTGGGGGTTCTGGGGTCTATGCTGCTGTCGCCGCGAGTTTTTTTAACGGGACTGTCCAACTAGTTGGCGTTATTGGTGCCGATTTTCCACGCACCTACACGGATTTCCTCGAAACCCAAGGCATTGATCTCCAAGGTCTAAAGCGGGTTGATAACGGCAAATCATTCCGATGGGGTGGTCGTTATACCGAAGACTTTAACGTGCGAGATACACTTTTTACAGAATTAAATGTCGTTGCCGATTTCCAGCCTGTTTTGCCTGAAGCTTACAAAGATGCCCCCTATCTTTTTTTGGCAAATAGCTCACCAGTATTACATTTGAGCATCATTGAACAAGCGACGAATCCAAAACTTATTGTCTGTGATACGATGGACTTTTGGATTAACGAGGAGCGAGAAGCGTTAGAAGCACTCTTAGCACGCGTGGATATTCTCATCTTGAACGATAGCGAGGCACTCCTGTTCACTGGCGATTCCAATTTAATGCGAGCGGCGCAGGCAATTTTACGCTACGGTCCGAAACGGGTGATCATCAAGAAGGGGGAACATGGCGCAATCAGCGTCACGGAATCATCTTTTTTTACTGCTCCGGCATACCCACTCACACAAGTAACGGATCCTACAGGAGCAGGCGATAGTTTCGCTGGTGGGATGATGGGGTACCTCGCCTCTATTGGAGATACGTCTGAAGAAACGGTACGCGGTGCTATGGTATATGGAGCGGTTGTCGCCTCTTTTAATATTGAAGATTTCAGCATCAATCGACAGAAAGATGTGCAATTTTCCGAAATCTCATCCCGTTATCTTGAACTTCAAGAGGCTGTCCGTTTCTAA
- a CDS encoding BrnA antitoxin family protein has product MKERNTYVEYSHSEIDTQPDETKWNRFDALTDADIDTAVVSDADDPKTDATFWKDATVVMPENIVAIDPDLLEWFKTQAPDYETQINTVLREYIEANADS; this is encoded by the coding sequence ATGAAAGAGCGGAATACATACGTCGAATACAGTCATTCTGAAATAGATACACAGCCGGATGAGACCAAGTGGAATCGCTTTGATGCCCTAACGGATGCGGACATTGATACTGCTGTAGTGTCTGACGCGGACGACCCCAAAACGGATGCAACCTTCTGGAAAGATGCAACCGTGGTAATGCCAGAAAATATTGTTGCTATTGATCCGGACCTGTTAGAGTGGTTTAAGACACAGGCACCTGACTATGAAACACAGATTAACACAGTCCTTCGGGAATACATTGAGGCAAACGCCGACAGTTAG
- the ahcY gene encoding adenosylhomocysteinase → MNYDIKATELASDGKQRIDWANRFMPVLDSIRVRFQKERPLDGLKVAACLHVTTETANLMKTLKAGGAEAVVCASNPLSTQDDVAASLVVDEQIGVFAINGEDTDTYYKHIDATLDLQPTITMDDGADLVSRLHSEETNPALVEQVVAGTEETTTGVIRLKSMANEGVLKYPIIAVNDARTKHFFDNRYGTGQSTLDGIIRATNLLIAGTTVVVAGYGWCGRGVANRARGLGANVIVTEVTALKALEAVMDGFRVMPMQKAAQEADLFVTLTGDIHVLRQEHFEVMKDGAIIANSGHFNVEIDIPALEKLSVDKGNARPYVDMYTLEDGRKLYLVGEGRLVNLAAAEGHPASVMDMSFANQALSLEYIAQNRDNLENRVYDVPESIDETVAELKLQAFGVEIDTLTAEQEKYLNSWEMGT, encoded by the coding sequence ATGAACTACGATATTAAAGCAACAGAGCTCGCATCGGATGGCAAACAACGGATTGACTGGGCAAACCGATTTATGCCCGTATTAGATTCTATCCGCGTACGGTTTCAAAAAGAACGTCCATTGGATGGGTTAAAGGTAGCCGCGTGTCTGCATGTCACGACTGAAACCGCAAACTTGATGAAAACACTAAAGGCGGGTGGTGCGGAAGCGGTTGTCTGTGCGTCAAACCCGCTTAGCACACAGGATGATGTCGCTGCATCTCTCGTTGTTGACGAACAGATCGGGGTCTTTGCGATTAACGGAGAAGATACAGACACCTACTACAAGCACATTGATGCCACTCTTGATTTGCAACCGACGATTACTATGGATGACGGTGCCGACCTCGTCTCAAGACTCCATTCTGAAGAGACAAATCCAGCTTTAGTTGAACAAGTCGTGGCAGGAACGGAAGAAACAACAACTGGTGTCATCCGACTCAAAAGTATGGCAAATGAAGGCGTACTGAAATATCCGATTATTGCTGTGAACGACGCACGGACGAAACACTTTTTTGATAACCGATACGGAACCGGACAAAGCACATTGGACGGTATTATCAGAGCAACTAATCTACTCATCGCAGGAACAACGGTTGTCGTCGCGGGCTATGGATGGTGTGGTAGGGGCGTTGCTAACCGAGCACGCGGCTTAGGCGCGAACGTTATTGTGACAGAGGTCACCGCCTTGAAAGCGTTGGAAGCCGTAATGGATGGATTTCGAGTTATGCCCATGCAGAAGGCAGCGCAGGAAGCTGATCTGTTTGTGACGCTCACGGGAGATATCCATGTCCTCCGTCAGGAGCATTTTGAAGTGATGAAGGATGGTGCTATTATCGCGAATTCCGGGCACTTCAACGTTGAAATTGATATTCCTGCGCTTGAAAAATTGAGCGTCGATAAAGGAAACGCACGCCCCTACGTAGACATGTACACCCTCGAAGACGGTAGGAAACTCTATCTTGTCGGTGAAGGCAGGTTAGTAAATCTTGCTGCTGCTGAAGGCCATCCAGCAAGTGTCATGGACATGAGTTTCGCGAATCAGGCACTTTCTCTTGAATATATCGCCCAAAACCGTGATAACCTTGAAAATCGGGTGTATGATGTCCCCGAATCCATTGATGAGACCGTGGCAGAGTTGAAGCTGCAGGCGTTCGGTGTTGAAATTGACACGCTCACTGCAGAGCAGGAGAAGTATCTCAACTCGTGGGAAATGGGAACTTAA
- the metK gene encoding methionine adenosyltransferase, with protein MSKNFLFTSESVTEGHPDKIADQISDAVLDTIFRTDPMGRVACETLVTTGLAIITGEITTTANYDAQQIARKVIADIGYTDIEYGFDAERSAVLSVIDKQSPDIAMGVNPGGAGDQGLMFGYACTETPELMPLPITLAHQLTRRLAKVRKDHTLPFIRPDGKSQVTVEYVDSKPKAVTAVVIASQHNPDVADTELREAIIEEVIKKIIPEDLQSPDIKYHINPTGRFVTGGPQGDAGLTGRKIIVDTYGGMGRHGGGALSGKDPTKVDRSATYAARHAAKNLVAAGLAERCEIQISYAIGRKDPLSVMVDTFGTGDDEALTELVNTYFDLTPAGIIERLKLRQPIYQNTAAYGHFGREEPGFTWEETDYVEKLR; from the coding sequence TTGAGCAAAAATTTTTTGTTTACGTCCGAATCTGTCACTGAAGGGCATCCAGACAAAATCGCAGACCAGATCTCCGACGCGGTGCTTGATACCATATTCAGAACCGACCCGATGGGTAGGGTCGCTTGTGAAACATTGGTCACAACTGGGCTTGCTATCATTACCGGTGAAATCACAACGACTGCAAATTACGATGCACAACAAATCGCGCGGAAGGTAATAGCCGATATCGGTTACACCGATATTGAATACGGTTTTGATGCTGAACGCAGTGCTGTACTGAGTGTTATTGATAAGCAATCACCTGATATTGCAATGGGTGTAAATCCGGGAGGCGCGGGCGACCAAGGATTAATGTTTGGATACGCATGCACCGAAACGCCAGAATTGATGCCGCTACCGATTACCCTCGCCCATCAACTAACACGGCGTTTGGCAAAAGTTCGCAAAGATCATACCCTTCCCTTTATCCGACCGGATGGAAAATCTCAGGTAACCGTTGAATATGTTGACAGTAAACCCAAGGCTGTCACCGCAGTTGTTATTGCCTCACAACATAACCCAGATGTTGCGGATACCGAACTGCGCGAAGCAATTATTGAAGAGGTTATCAAAAAAATTATTCCCGAGGATCTCCAAAGTCCAGACATTAAATATCATATTAATCCAACTGGGCGTTTTGTGACCGGTGGCCCCCAAGGTGATGCTGGGTTAACAGGACGAAAAATTATTGTTGATACTTATGGTGGGATGGGACGGCACGGCGGTGGGGCACTCTCTGGGAAAGATCCAACCAAAGTAGACCGAAGTGCAACTTATGCTGCACGACACGCTGCTAAAAACCTTGTTGCCGCCGGACTCGCGGAGCGGTGTGAAATTCAAATCTCCTATGCAATTGGTAGAAAAGACCCCCTCTCTGTTATGGTTGATACGTTTGGGACTGGGGATGACGAAGCACTCACCGAGCTTGTCAACACATACTTTGATCTAACACCCGCGGGTATTATAGAACGCCTCAAACTACGTCAACCTATCTATCAGAATACTGCCGCGTATGGACATTTTGGGCGCGAGGAACCCGGTTTCACGTGGGAAGAAACCGATTACGTCGAAAAACTCCGGTAG
- a CDS encoding 30S ribosomal protein S1: MNNEQANTNVSTVNVEEEKQSTEGSVEVNQEVASETEAEATLATDADVEQHEEVTDSEMEGAADDTNSEDATLTNENASETAIEVAHTDTDSEQADQTAPEETVEITDSEADEDEAASPTDETISEEAAAVPEEPSEPMSPESLEEAYDNSIKAFTDGEIVKGVVVDVNRDEVMIDIGFKSEGYIPASEFDVGQGDLPAVQAGDEIDVYIVRREDSEGQIVLSKKIADQTLIWDEIATAHESGTPVKGRITERIKGGLRVNVGSLRGFLPASQVELRPIQNLEQYVGQTLDMKVISLSKRRHNIVLSRRAWLETELLQKRSEVLNTLEVDQLITGVVKNITAFGAFVDLGGVDGLLHKTDMAWKRIHHPSDVVSVGEEIEVQVIGINQENEKISLGLKQKTPDPWADIEGKYPVGATVRGAVVNIVNYGAFLQLEEGVEGLIHVSEMAWTRRNVAPSRIVNKGDEIEAVVLEISREDKRISLGLKQLQQNPWELLAERSPVGSKITGRIRNLTSFGAFVEIEPGIDGLIHTSDLSWTKRGAAANEALKEGSEIEVVVLQIDASERRVSLGLKQTQPDPWEEVPEKYKVGSVVRGTVVNLTSFGAFTKLEEGIEGLIHISELADRRIEKPEEIVSVGDELDLKVINLSPKDRRIGLSLKALLAEQERAAAPEEERPARPRTERPSRPRREREPRRQATAHEETVTTLGALLKEEMGKSNAETAENVESVKNSESVENAESSAEVESAETSKSVEDAENSENPESVENSEQ, translated from the coding sequence ATGAACAACGAACAGGCAAATACAAATGTCTCCACTGTTAATGTGGAAGAAGAAAAACAGTCAACTGAAGGCTCAGTTGAAGTGAATCAGGAAGTAGCGAGCGAGACAGAAGCAGAGGCAACTTTGGCAACCGACGCAGACGTTGAACAGCATGAAGAAGTCACAGACAGCGAGATGGAAGGGGCCGCTGATGACACCAATTCTGAAGATGCAACGCTTACCAATGAAAATGCCTCCGAGACGGCGATAGAAGTTGCTCATACGGACACTGATTCTGAGCAAGCCGACCAAACTGCACCAGAAGAAACGGTAGAAATAACTGATAGCGAGGCTGATGAAGATGAAGCAGCATCGCCGACTGATGAAACCATTTCTGAGGAAGCAGCGGCAGTGCCGGAAGAACCATCGGAGCCGATGAGCCCAGAATCCCTTGAAGAAGCGTATGATAATTCGATCAAAGCGTTTACAGATGGCGAAATTGTTAAAGGGGTCGTCGTAGATGTCAACCGTGATGAAGTCATGATCGATATCGGCTTTAAATCGGAAGGCTATATCCCGGCATCAGAATTTGACGTTGGACAAGGCGATTTACCTGCTGTACAGGCAGGCGATGAAATTGATGTCTATATCGTCCGGCGTGAGGATTCAGAAGGGCAAATAGTCCTTTCGAAGAAGATTGCCGATCAGACACTTATTTGGGATGAGATAGCGACTGCGCATGAGAGCGGTACACCTGTGAAGGGCCGTATCACCGAGCGGATTAAAGGCGGATTAAGGGTAAATGTCGGTTCACTGCGAGGCTTTTTACCGGCTTCACAAGTTGAGTTGCGTCCCATCCAGAACCTTGAGCAGTATGTAGGACAGACGCTTGACATGAAGGTTATCAGCCTCAGCAAGCGACGGCATAACATCGTCTTATCGCGGCGGGCATGGTTGGAAACCGAACTTCTCCAAAAGCGCTCAGAGGTACTCAATACACTTGAAGTCGATCAACTCATAACCGGCGTAGTGAAAAATATCACTGCCTTCGGTGCTTTTGTTGACCTCGGTGGTGTTGATGGGTTACTTCATAAGACGGATATGGCATGGAAGCGAATCCATCATCCCTCTGATGTCGTTTCCGTTGGCGAAGAAATTGAAGTCCAAGTTATCGGCATCAACCAAGAGAACGAGAAAATCTCTCTCGGCTTGAAACAGAAGACACCGGATCCATGGGCGGACATTGAAGGGAAATATCCTGTCGGTGCCACCGTCCGAGGTGCTGTTGTCAATATTGTCAACTATGGGGCGTTCTTACAACTCGAAGAGGGTGTCGAAGGCTTGATTCATGTCTCTGAGATGGCGTGGACTCGCCGTAACGTCGCACCGTCGCGAATCGTCAATAAGGGTGATGAAATTGAAGCTGTTGTGCTTGAAATCTCGAGAGAAGACAAACGGATTTCGCTCGGACTGAAGCAGCTGCAACAAAATCCTTGGGAACTCTTGGCGGAAAGATCACCCGTCGGTAGCAAGATCACTGGACGTATCCGAAACTTAACGAGTTTTGGCGCGTTTGTTGAAATCGAACCAGGGATTGACGGTTTAATTCATACCTCAGATCTCTCGTGGACCAAACGGGGGGCTGCAGCCAACGAGGCGCTTAAGGAAGGTAGTGAGATTGAAGTCGTCGTGCTCCAAATTGATGCCTCTGAACGTCGAGTCTCATTAGGGCTTAAGCAGACACAGCCTGACCCTTGGGAAGAAGTCCCCGAAAAGTACAAGGTTGGTTCTGTCGTTCGAGGCACAGTTGTCAATCTCACCAGTTTTGGAGCGTTCACCAAACTTGAGGAAGGCATTGAAGGCTTAATCCACATTTCTGAACTCGCAGACCGGCGAATCGAAAAGCCGGAGGAAATCGTCTCTGTAGGCGATGAGTTAGACTTAAAAGTCATTAACTTGTCTCCAAAAGATCGACGGATCGGACTGAGCTTGAAAGCACTCCTTGCCGAACAGGAACGCGCCGCGGCACCTGAAGAGGAGCGGCCAGCAAGACCGCGAACCGAACGCCCATCTCGTCCACGACGCGAACGCGAACCACGACGACAAGCAACCGCACATGAAGAGACTGTCACTACATTGGGTGCTTTGCTCAAAGAGGAAATGGGTAAGTCGAACGCGGAGACCGCCGAGAACGTTGAGAGTGTAAAAAACTCTGAGAGCGTCGAAAATGCAGAAAGCTCTGCGGAGGTTGAGAGTGCAGAGACTTCCAAAAGCGTTGAGGATGCAGAAAATTCCGAGAACCCTGAGAGTGTAGAGAACTCTGAACAATAA
- a CDS encoding STAS domain-containing protein, with translation MDSTKLMNLREESGIKIIEIKTDLSSYAASDLRKVLEGLLAEKVEKVVVNLSQVSHINSTAVGALVGVAKRLRQNGGDLKICALADNLTRTFNLIGASSVVEIYESENSALAAF, from the coding sequence ATGGATTCAACAAAATTAATGAACCTCCGGGAAGAATCCGGTATAAAAATAATTGAAATAAAAACAGACTTGAGTAGTTACGCAGCATCTGATTTACGGAAGGTGCTTGAGGGGCTCTTAGCAGAGAAAGTCGAGAAAGTCGTTGTCAACCTGAGTCAGGTGAGTCATATCAACAGTACGGCTGTAGGTGCGTTGGTGGGTGTTGCGAAACGACTTCGCCAAAACGGTGGTGACCTTAAGATTTGCGCGCTTGCGGACAACTTGACGCGTACCTTTAATCTTATCGGTGCCTCCAGTGTCGTTGAAATCTATGAGTCAGAAAACAGTGCCCTCGCTGCATTTTAA
- a CDS encoding ATP-binding protein, giving the protein MAQADIQLQIPSAVFYIEPVRAFVGNLARSLGFSRKRVADIQLVLDEICSNAVHHGSVDPTDSVKLHIGIDTHALEILVKDTGTRQAGKKSWLTDERLLEIETNRSPSNERGHGIFIVKSLSDMHEMQPNEAGGTDVRVVFHFPKPSDIKI; this is encoded by the coding sequence ATGGCGCAAGCAGATATTCAACTTCAGATTCCGAGTGCTGTCTTTTACATAGAACCTGTTCGCGCATTTGTTGGGAACCTCGCGCGGAGCCTCGGATTTTCAAGGAAACGTGTGGCAGACATCCAACTTGTGCTTGATGAAATCTGTAGCAACGCAGTCCATCATGGCTCGGTGGATCCTACAGATAGCGTTAAATTGCATATCGGTATTGATACACACGCCCTCGAAATTTTAGTAAAAGATACCGGTACACGGCAGGCGGGAAAAAAGAGTTGGCTGACGGATGAAAGACTTTTAGAGATTGAAACGAATCGTTCCCCAAGCAATGAGAGGGGACACGGTATTTTTATCGTGAAATCTCTCTCGGATATGCATGAAATGCAACCGAACGAGGCAGGTGGAACGGATGTGCGAGTCGTTTTTCACTTTCCGAAACCGAGCGATATTAAAATTTAA
- a CDS encoding response regulator, with product MNTEATPEPQEAAKILVVDDEPRNVRILQIQLNARGYTVYTAADGLQALEVVKEEMPDLILLDINMPKMDGFEVVKQVRANEATEFIPIVMITALRDTRENRIKSIEAGADDFIEKPFDSLEVLARVRSLLRIKHYQDTLAKYNARLQEELQMARSIQEILIPQDGVQELSGFRVASHCCPEMAVGGDFFDVWEIAPNRLGVFISDVMGHGVSAAFVTVFIKTILAEFQQQIANNPGHLLEILNTRFNDLISSRLFMFATAFCGIIDLDKGELVCANAGHSFPFLYNAEKKTYHPVGDKNTGNGLGIWRDSVYETTHYPFDPLGRMFLYTDGVYEAKNPKGEEFTVDRLGQLVSAWREQSAAELIAGVSEAIDTFTDNCPKDDDLTLIAIEVSGGD from the coding sequence ATGAACACGGAAGCAACTCCTGAACCGCAAGAAGCCGCGAAGATCCTTGTTGTTGATGATGAACCGAGAAATGTCAGAATTCTCCAAATTCAACTCAACGCACGGGGATACACAGTCTATACAGCCGCTGACGGACTTCAAGCTCTTGAGGTCGTCAAGGAAGAGATGCCGGATCTCATCTTGTTGGACATTAATATGCCGAAAATGGATGGGTTTGAAGTTGTCAAACAGGTCCGAGCGAATGAAGCAACCGAATTTATCCCGATTGTAATGATAACCGCGCTGCGCGATACACGCGAAAATCGAATCAAGTCTATTGAAGCAGGTGCCGATGACTTTATTGAAAAGCCTTTTGATAGTTTAGAGGTACTCGCGCGGGTTCGTTCACTCTTACGAATCAAGCACTACCAAGATACCCTCGCAAAATACAACGCCCGTTTGCAAGAAGAACTCCAAATGGCACGCAGCATTCAGGAGATCCTGATCCCTCAGGATGGCGTGCAAGAATTATCAGGGTTTCGTGTCGCTTCCCACTGTTGTCCTGAGATGGCAGTCGGCGGCGATTTTTTTGATGTCTGGGAAATTGCCCCGAACCGACTCGGTGTTTTTATCTCTGATGTTATGGGGCACGGTGTTTCAGCTGCTTTTGTAACGGTTTTCATTAAAACAATTTTGGCGGAATTTCAACAACAAATCGCGAATAATCCAGGACACCTGCTTGAGATACTGAATACTCGTTTTAACGATCTCATTAGTTCAAGGCTGTTTATGTTTGCTACCGCCTTTTGCGGTATCATTGACCTTGATAAAGGCGAACTCGTCTGTGCAAATGCCGGACATTCATTTCCATTTTTGTACAATGCAGAGAAAAAAACATACCATCCTGTCGGTGACAAAAATACAGGAAATGGGCTGGGCATTTGGCGAGATTCGGTGTATGAAACGACGCATTATCCATTTGACCCGTTAGGTAGAATGTTTCTCTATACCGACGGTGTTTACGAAGCCAAAAATCCGAAAGGTGAGGAATTTACTGTAGATCGACTTGGACAATTGGTCAGCGCGTGGAGGGAGCAATCCGCAGCAGAACTCATCGCCGGTGTCTCCGAGGCTATTGACACCTTCACCGATAACTGCCCAAAAGATGACGACCTAACGCTTATTGCTATTGAAGTTTCAGGGGGGGATTAA